A window from Actinomycetospora corticicola encodes these proteins:
- a CDS encoding LolA family protein, which produces MRRRWFGAAGVVAAGAVAAAVIAIPTAAAQPQLPPVSPEDLVASVMTAQPGPFNGTVGIDNELGLPALPGAPQLGNGTQTARIWSGGDGKGRVALPSGDGEKTLVSDGTTRWAYDATDRTATRSTGGAPEQKDPQTDPAGASTQIIGELRKTSQVAVDGTAEVAGRPAYTLVLTPQPTERTMLREVRVAVDAEKRIPLELTVLATGSATPALQIGFDDVTFGPQDPSLFTFTPPPGTTVKDAPAREGRPGPDRQGPPEGTRTVGEGWDRVLVLQRPAGQPGQQGDQQQRPEGAPDLNALGTPVSGPWGNGRAITSAVGTAIVTDDGRVAVGAVPEPVVAEALGTK; this is translated from the coding sequence ATGAGGCGCAGATGGTTCGGGGCAGCTGGGGTGGTGGCGGCGGGGGCGGTCGCCGCCGCGGTGATCGCGATTCCGACGGCGGCCGCCCAGCCGCAGCTCCCGCCGGTGAGCCCGGAGGACCTGGTCGCGTCGGTGATGACGGCGCAGCCCGGTCCCTTCAACGGCACGGTCGGGATCGACAACGAGCTGGGCCTCCCGGCGCTCCCCGGCGCCCCGCAGCTCGGCAACGGCACCCAGACCGCCCGCATCTGGTCCGGCGGCGACGGCAAGGGCCGCGTCGCCCTGCCGTCCGGTGACGGCGAGAAGACGCTGGTCTCCGACGGCACCACCCGCTGGGCCTACGACGCGACCGACCGCACCGCCACCCGCTCGACGGGCGGCGCGCCGGAGCAGAAGGACCCGCAGACCGACCCGGCCGGCGCGTCCACCCAGATCATCGGCGAGCTCCGGAAGACCAGCCAGGTCGCCGTCGACGGCACCGCCGAGGTCGCCGGGCGCCCCGCGTACACGCTGGTGCTGACCCCCCAGCCCACCGAACGCACGATGCTGCGCGAGGTCCGCGTCGCGGTCGACGCCGAGAAGCGCATCCCGCTGGAGCTCACGGTCCTCGCGACCGGCTCGGCGACGCCGGCCCTCCAGATCGGCTTCGACGACGTCACCTTCGGGCCGCAGGACCCGTCGCTGTTCACCTTCACCCCGCCGCCCGGCACCACCGTCAAGGACGCCCCGGCGCGCGAGGGACGGCCCGGGCCGGACCGGCAGGGCCCGCCGGAGGGCACCCGCACGGTCGGCGAGGGCTGGGACCGCGTCCTCGTCCTGCAGCGGCCGGCCGGTCAGCCGGGTCAGCAGGGTGACCAGCAGCAGCGTCCCGAGGGCGCGCCGGACCTGAACGCGCTCGGCACCCCGGTCAGCGGACCGTGGGGCAACGGTCGGGCGATCACGTCCGCGGTCGGCACGGCCATCGTCACCGACGACGGGCGCGTCGCCGTCGGCGCGGTGCCCGAGCCGGTCGTGGCCGAGGCACTGGGTACGAAGTGA
- a CDS encoding ABC transporter ATP-binding protein produces MSVAEEIRTSGGRGAASSGTDSEPAARLRDLRKTYGSVTAVDGVDLDLPAGAVVGLLGPNGSGKTTLIRMLLGLTSPTAGRVELLGRDGTELEKALPDVGALVEGPGFHPFLSGRDNLLRAAACEPRLEGDLRAPVDAALERVGLTEAARRRYRGYSLGMKQRLGLAAALLVPRRLVVLDEPTNGLDPAGTRDVRRVIAELHEAGTTVLLSSHLLAEVEAVCTHVAVLARGSLLISGELSRLLASDGELAVTVDDPARGLAALRAEGFRAYLRDDALAVTEVDPPAVVAALVHAGIGVWEVSRRRAHLEELFARLTEEDA; encoded by the coding sequence ATGAGCGTGGCCGAGGAGATCCGCACCTCGGGCGGGCGGGGAGCGGCATCGTCGGGAACGGACTCCGAACCCGCCGCCCGGCTGCGGGACCTGCGCAAGACCTACGGGTCGGTGACGGCGGTCGACGGGGTCGATCTCGACCTGCCGGCGGGCGCGGTCGTCGGGCTCCTCGGCCCGAACGGCTCGGGCAAGACCACGCTGATCCGGATGCTGCTGGGCCTGACTTCGCCGACGGCGGGTCGGGTCGAGCTGCTCGGGCGCGACGGCACCGAGCTGGAGAAGGCCCTTCCCGACGTCGGGGCGCTCGTCGAGGGCCCCGGGTTCCACCCCTTCCTCTCGGGGCGGGACAACCTGCTGCGCGCCGCCGCGTGCGAGCCGCGGCTGGAGGGTGACCTGCGGGCGCCGGTGGACGCGGCGCTGGAGCGGGTCGGGCTCACCGAGGCGGCGCGCCGCCGGTACCGCGGCTACTCGCTGGGCATGAAGCAGCGCCTCGGGCTCGCCGCGGCCCTGCTCGTGCCGCGACGACTGGTGGTGCTCGACGAGCCGACCAACGGGCTGGACCCGGCCGGCACGCGGGACGTGCGGCGGGTGATCGCCGAGCTGCACGAGGCCGGCACCACCGTGCTGCTCTCCTCGCACCTGCTCGCCGAGGTCGAGGCGGTCTGCACCCACGTGGCCGTGCTGGCCCGCGGGTCGCTGCTGATCTCGGGCGAGCTGTCGAGGCTGCTGGCCTCCGACGGCGAGCTCGCCGTCACCGTCGACGACCCCGCCCGCGGGCTGGCGGCTCTGCGCGCCGAGGGGTTCCGGGCCTACCTGCGGGACGACGCGCTGGCCGTCACCGAGGTCGACCCGCCCGCGGTGGTGGCCGCACTGGTGCACGCCGGGATCGGAGTGTGGGAGGTGTCCCGACGACGGGCGCACCTCGAGGAGCTGTTCGCGCGGCTGACCGAGGAGGACGCGTGA
- a CDS encoding response regulator yields MLVVDDEPGVRAALVRGLGAEGMDVVAVGDGPAGLAEASTGTFDAVVLDIILPGLSGYRVLEQLRADGVETPVLLLSAKDGEVDQADGLDLGADGYVVKPFSFVVLVAQLRALLRRRTPSAPRLVVGALTVDGEAATWAGAEIGLSARELAVLRFLAGRPGVVVTKDELLTAVWGDGAAARNVVEVYVGYLRRKLAAVGADGLVVTERGRGYRLHPPS; encoded by the coding sequence GTGCTGGTCGTCGACGACGAGCCCGGCGTGCGTGCGGCGCTCGTGCGCGGGCTGGGCGCCGAGGGGATGGACGTCGTCGCCGTGGGGGACGGGCCGGCGGGGCTCGCGGAGGCGTCGACGGGCACGTTCGACGCGGTCGTCCTCGACATCATCCTGCCCGGGCTCTCCGGCTACCGGGTCCTCGAGCAGCTGCGCGCCGACGGCGTGGAGACGCCCGTGCTGCTGCTCTCGGCGAAGGACGGCGAGGTCGACCAGGCCGACGGGCTCGACCTGGGCGCCGACGGGTACGTCGTGAAGCCGTTCTCGTTCGTCGTGCTCGTCGCCCAGCTCCGGGCGCTCCTGCGGCGCCGGACGCCCTCGGCGCCGCGGCTCGTGGTCGGCGCGTTGACCGTCGACGGCGAGGCCGCGACCTGGGCCGGCGCGGAGATCGGGTTGTCGGCCCGGGAGCTCGCGGTGCTGCGGTTCCTCGCCGGCCGGCCCGGGGTCGTGGTGACCAAGGACGAGCTGCTCACCGCCGTCTGGGGCGACGGGGCGGCCGCCCGCAACGTCGTCGAGGTGTACGTCGGGTACCTGCGCCGCAAGCTCGCGGCCGTCGGCGCGGACGGGCTCGTCGTCACCGAGCGCGGGCGCGGGTACCGGCTGCACCCGCCGTCGTGA
- a CDS encoding ABC transporter permease subunit encodes MTAVLERTHAPLGRVIGAEVRWVLRRPRTLVVLGLLALIPVAVAIGIAVAGQGGRGLIAQVAGNGFVLPVVALGLALTLLLPLAVASAAADAVAGEAGSGTLRGLLVAPVGRARFVVMKAAGVITVAVLAVVIIAVVGMIAGTLVVGSPGSLITLSGTTLGYGEALARIALVAVWTIGQLLAIGAVALAISTFTEHPLVVLACVLGGMIVFGVLGAIPALDWLQPLLLTSGFTAGTDVLRDPLPLDGLGSSSLRALVYVVLGVGVTSWRMARRDG; translated from the coding sequence GTGACCGCTGTCCTGGAACGCACCCACGCCCCGCTCGGGCGAGTGATCGGCGCCGAGGTGCGGTGGGTGCTCCGGCGTCCGCGCACCCTCGTCGTGCTGGGGCTGCTGGCGCTGATCCCGGTGGCCGTGGCGATCGGGATCGCCGTCGCCGGACAGGGTGGCCGCGGGCTGATCGCCCAGGTCGCGGGCAACGGGTTCGTGCTGCCGGTCGTGGCCCTCGGGCTGGCCCTCACCCTCCTGCTGCCGCTGGCCGTGGCCTCGGCCGCCGCCGACGCGGTGGCCGGCGAGGCCGGGTCGGGCACCCTGCGCGGGCTGCTGGTCGCACCGGTCGGCCGGGCCCGCTTCGTCGTCATGAAGGCGGCCGGGGTGATCACGGTGGCGGTGCTCGCCGTCGTGATCATCGCGGTGGTCGGGATGATCGCCGGGACGCTCGTCGTCGGGAGCCCCGGCTCGTTGATCACGCTGTCCGGCACCACGCTCGGCTACGGCGAGGCCCTCGCGCGGATCGCGCTCGTCGCGGTGTGGACGATCGGGCAGCTCCTCGCGATCGGGGCCGTGGCGCTGGCGATCTCGACGTTCACCGAGCACCCGCTCGTCGTCCTCGCCTGCGTGCTCGGCGGCATGATCGTGTTCGGCGTGCTGGGCGCCATCCCGGCGCTGGACTGGCTGCAGCCGCTGCTCCTGACGTCGGGCTTCACCGCCGGCACGGATGTCCTGCGCGACCCGCTCCCGCTCGACGGGCTGGGCTCGTCGTCGCTGCGGGCGCTGGTCTACGTGGTGCTCGGGGTCGGCGTCACGTCCTGGCGGATGGCGCGCCGGGACGGCTGA
- a CDS encoding HAMP domain-containing sensor histidine kinase, giving the protein MVALVVLGALARLGAGLLLSAVVEAGDGELRERAAAAAPAVRNGEPLPPPLRVTDVAGTPVDGRGPLPLAEPVVRALASGEPVTVGGPGTEPRRYVAVPVTLPDGTPRLVVASRDLLGAASLLGDAAFWFVPGVVVAAVALAAAAWFAAGAALRPVTRLRTAAAQVGEGERLPVPPAHDEVAALAVELNALLARRDDAVSTVRRFADDAAHELRSPIASVRAQAEVAVAHPRPGEDTEAWRSVAQDAERLSSLVTDLLALARADGGRLPQAQPVDLGEAVAQAVERQPDGPVTTVWAPTAVSALSTPAEVGLVLDNLLGNARRHATTVVKVSVVPAGSSARLLVDDDGPGIPDDERARVFDRFTRLDATGGTPGSGLGLALVARLVESRGGAVRAARSPEGGARIEVRWPSAP; this is encoded by the coding sequence GTGGTGGCGCTCGTGGTGCTCGGCGCGCTGGCGCGACTGGGGGCCGGACTGCTGCTGTCGGCGGTCGTGGAGGCCGGCGACGGGGAGCTGCGCGAGCGCGCGGCGGCCGCCGCACCCGCCGTCCGGAACGGCGAGCCCTTGCCGCCACCGCTGCGCGTGACCGACGTGGCCGGGACACCGGTGGACGGGCGTGGTCCGCTGCCGCTCGCCGAGCCGGTCGTGCGGGCGCTGGCGAGCGGGGAGCCGGTGACCGTCGGCGGGCCGGGGACCGAACCGCGCCGGTACGTGGCGGTGCCGGTGACGCTGCCCGACGGGACGCCGCGCCTGGTCGTCGCCTCGCGCGACCTCCTCGGTGCCGCGTCCCTGCTCGGCGACGCCGCGTTCTGGTTCGTGCCGGGGGTCGTGGTCGCGGCGGTCGCGTTGGCTGCGGCCGCCTGGTTCGCGGCGGGCGCGGCGCTGCGTCCGGTGACCCGGCTCCGGACGGCGGCGGCGCAGGTCGGGGAGGGGGAGCGGCTGCCGGTCCCGCCCGCGCACGACGAGGTGGCCGCCCTCGCCGTCGAGCTGAACGCCCTGCTGGCCCGGCGCGACGACGCGGTCTCGACCGTCCGGCGCTTCGCCGACGACGCCGCCCACGAGCTCCGGTCGCCGATCGCCTCGGTGCGCGCGCAGGCGGAGGTGGCGGTCGCGCACCCGCGGCCGGGGGAGGACACCGAGGCGTGGCGATCCGTGGCCCAGGACGCCGAACGCCTGTCCTCGCTGGTCACCGACCTGCTCGCCCTCGCCCGCGCGGACGGCGGCCGGCTGCCGCAGGCGCAGCCGGTCGACCTCGGGGAGGCGGTCGCCCAGGCCGTGGAGCGGCAGCCCGACGGGCCGGTGACCACGGTCTGGGCGCCGACCGCGGTGTCGGCGCTGAGCACGCCCGCCGAGGTCGGGCTGGTGCTCGACAACCTGCTCGGGAACGCACGGCGACACGCGACGACGGTGGTCAAGGTGTCGGTCGTCCCGGCCGGGTCGTCGGCCCGGTTGCTCGTCGACGACGACGGGCCCGGCATCCCCGACGACGAGCGGGCGCGGGTGTTCGACCGCTTCACCCGGCTCGACGCGACGGGTGGGACGCCCGGCTCGGGGCTGGGCCTGGCGCTCGTGGCGCGGCTGGTCGAGAGCCGGGGCGGGGCCGTGCGTGCCGCGCGGTCGCCCGAGGGCGGCGCGCGGATCGAGGTGCGCTGGCCGTCGGCGCCGTAG
- a CDS encoding fumarylacetoacetate hydrolase family protein has translation MRWSSYAEADGTVWTAVWRDDVLHPVPGTTSLVDLLGDDGSRLGRAASDALAGPAVDPGTVTLLPPVPRPPSVRDFMAFEEHVVTASAAIGLTVDPLWYRQPVFYFTNPAALRGAHDPVPVSPGSAAFDYELEVAAVIGREGADLDPDEAVDHIAGYVLFCDWSARDLQGEEMKLNLGPAKGKDSASSCGPWMLTPDELPAAAAMQAAVNGRPYSAGRLDALYWSFGEMIAYASRGTRVVPGDLIGSGTVGTGCILELSRVHGADAYPYLVPGDRVRLEVDGLGAVDAPITAGAPVRPLRKETPA, from the coding sequence ATGCGCTGGAGCAGCTACGCGGAGGCCGACGGGACCGTCTGGACGGCGGTGTGGCGGGACGACGTCCTGCACCCGGTCCCCGGCACGACGTCGCTGGTGGACCTGCTCGGTGACGACGGGTCGCGGCTCGGTCGGGCCGCCTCCGACGCGCTCGCCGGGCCCGCCGTCGACCCCGGCACCGTGACCCTGCTCCCCCCGGTGCCGCGGCCGCCGTCCGTCCGCGACTTCATGGCCTTCGAGGAACACGTGGTGACGGCCAGCGCCGCGATCGGGCTGACGGTCGACCCGCTCTGGTACCGGCAGCCGGTCTTCTACTTCACCAACCCGGCGGCGCTGCGCGGAGCACACGATCCCGTCCCCGTCTCCCCCGGCAGCGCCGCGTTCGACTACGAGCTGGAGGTCGCGGCGGTGATCGGCCGGGAGGGCGCGGACCTCGATCCCGACGAGGCCGTGGACCACATCGCGGGCTACGTGCTGTTCTGCGACTGGAGCGCCCGGGACCTGCAGGGCGAGGAGATGAAGCTGAACCTCGGCCCGGCCAAGGGCAAGGACTCGGCGTCGAGCTGCGGGCCCTGGATGCTCACGCCCGACGAACTCCCGGCGGCCGCGGCGATGCAGGCCGCCGTGAACGGCCGGCCGTACAGCGCGGGCCGGTTGGACGCCCTGTACTGGTCCTTCGGGGAGATGATCGCCTACGCCTCGCGGGGCACGCGGGTCGTCCCCGGGGACCTCATCGGCTCCGGCACCGTCGGCACCGGCTGCATCCTCGAGCTCTCCCGCGTCCACGGCGCGGACGCCTACCCCTACCTGGTGCCCGGCGACCGGGTCCGCCTCGAGGTCGACGGCCTCGGGGCCGTCGACGCCCCGATCACCGCCGGCGCCCCGGTCCGTCCCCTCCGGAAGGAGACCCCCGCGTGA
- a CDS encoding LysR family transcriptional regulator, whose protein sequence is MDVRALRYAVTLAETLHFGRAAQAHFIAAQPFGRRIQALERELGTPLFARTSRRVALTPAGERFLPRARQALAGLDALVDEVDVRRDVPGVLRIGVLGFGLADLWPDVWDLVEARCPDLVVETVELTWADQYDAVRSGEVDLALVHDVGGADDLALDRVLTTGRVAVVPVRSEFAGADRLTGSDVAGHRLVSPVGASAGLAEWGEGGGGRGRVTVRSPAGVATAVATSGWLGLHAEPARRFFPHPGVRYVPMDGPPATVAVASRPGERRDAVAVVRAAARAVSGLDRNRIGA, encoded by the coding sequence ATGGACGTCCGGGCCCTGCGGTACGCGGTGACGCTCGCCGAGACCCTGCACTTCGGGCGCGCGGCGCAGGCGCACTTCATCGCCGCGCAGCCCTTCGGGCGCCGCATCCAGGCCCTCGAGCGCGAGCTCGGCACCCCGCTGTTCGCGCGCACGAGCCGTCGGGTCGCGCTGACCCCGGCCGGCGAGCGGTTCCTCCCCCGCGCGCGGCAGGCCCTGGCGGGCCTGGACGCGCTGGTCGACGAGGTCGACGTCCGGCGCGACGTCCCCGGGGTGCTGCGGATCGGCGTGCTCGGCTTCGGGCTGGCCGACCTCTGGCCCGACGTCTGGGACCTCGTCGAGGCCCGCTGCCCGGACCTCGTGGTGGAGACCGTCGAGCTGACCTGGGCCGACCAGTACGACGCCGTCCGCTCCGGGGAGGTCGACCTCGCCCTCGTCCACGACGTGGGCGGCGCGGACGACCTCGCGCTGGACCGGGTCCTGACCACCGGCCGCGTCGCGGTCGTCCCGGTGCGCTCCGAGTTCGCCGGGGCCGACCGGCTCACCGGCTCCGACGTCGCCGGGCACCGCCTGGTCTCCCCGGTCGGCGCCTCCGCGGGCCTCGCGGAGTGGGGCGAGGGCGGCGGCGGGCGGGGCCGGGTGACGGTGCGCTCGCCCGCCGGGGTCGCGACGGCGGTGGCGACCAGCGGGTGGCTCGGCCTGCACGCGGAACCGGCCCGACGGTTCTTCCCCCACCCCGGGGTGCGCTACGTCCCGATGGACGGCCCGCCGGCCACGGTCGCCGTCGCGAGCCGCCCGGGCGAGCGCCGCGACGCGGTGGCCGTCGTCCGAGCCGCGGCGCGCGCGGTCTCGGGGCTGGACCGCAACCGGATCGGTGCATGA
- a CDS encoding amidohydrolase family protein, giving the protein MARTLIRGGHVLTMDPALGDLTTGDVLIEDGVIAAVAPSLPDTDAEVIDARGHLVLPGLIDTHRHTWQSLARGICGDWTLGDYYFGIRLAISPAFTADDVRLGQRLGGLDALNAGVTTLLDFSHCNNTPDHSDAAVLGLRDAGIRAAFCYGFFESSPEASRFGEHEARLADFHRIADAYFPTADGLLTLGVSLSELFGLPFDRTVAELAAARERRALIVNHTGCVWGSVLTGGIGELDALGLLGPDMVHVHCNALDDAEWEAVVRSGGKVSISVETELNMGMGRPVFERCRRHGLAPTLSADVISLNSGDLWHEMRFGLGFTRWEATEAVNRAGAMPERVTSLAKEALTWTTVNAADALGLGDRIGSLTPGKRADLQLVGGGALEQHPRIDPYATLVFQTTAADVATVLVDGRVVKRDGVLTGVDLPRLTAEADTAADAILGRVRDAGRELPGTPPGAFEALEPVARGFHAEAVRAARGAA; this is encoded by the coding sequence ATGGCCCGCACCCTGATCCGGGGCGGTCACGTCCTGACGATGGACCCCGCGCTCGGCGACCTGACCACCGGCGACGTCCTGATCGAGGACGGCGTGATCGCCGCCGTCGCCCCGTCGCTGCCCGACACCGACGCCGAGGTGATCGACGCCCGGGGCCACCTGGTCCTGCCGGGCCTGATCGACACCCACCGGCACACGTGGCAGTCGCTGGCGCGCGGCATCTGCGGGGACTGGACGCTCGGCGACTACTACTTCGGTATCCGGCTCGCGATCTCGCCCGCCTTCACCGCGGACGACGTGCGGCTGGGGCAGCGCCTCGGCGGGCTCGACGCGCTCAACGCGGGCGTCACGACCCTGCTGGACTTCTCGCACTGCAACAACACCCCCGACCACAGCGACGCCGCGGTGCTGGGGCTCCGCGACGCCGGGATCCGGGCGGCGTTCTGCTACGGCTTCTTCGAGAGCTCGCCGGAGGCGTCGCGGTTCGGGGAGCACGAGGCCCGCCTGGCGGACTTCCACCGCATCGCCGACGCGTACTTCCCGACGGCGGACGGTCTGCTCACCCTGGGGGTCTCGCTGTCCGAGCTGTTCGGCCTGCCGTTCGACCGGACGGTGGCCGAGCTCGCGGCCGCCCGCGAGCGCCGCGCGCTGATCGTCAACCACACCGGTTGCGTCTGGGGCAGCGTGCTGACCGGCGGGATCGGCGAGCTGGACGCGCTCGGGCTGCTCGGTCCGGACATGGTCCACGTCCACTGCAACGCGCTCGACGACGCGGAGTGGGAGGCCGTGGTCCGCAGCGGCGGGAAGGTGTCGATCTCCGTCGAGACCGAGCTGAACATGGGGATGGGGCGTCCGGTGTTCGAGCGGTGCCGCCGGCACGGCCTGGCGCCGACGCTGTCCGCCGACGTCATCTCGCTCAACTCCGGCGACCTCTGGCACGAGATGCGGTTCGGGCTCGGCTTCACGCGCTGGGAGGCCACCGAGGCGGTCAACCGCGCGGGCGCGATGCCGGAGCGGGTGACCAGCCTCGCGAAGGAGGCGCTGACCTGGACCACGGTGAACGCCGCCGACGCGCTCGGCCTCGGCGACCGGATCGGCTCGCTGACCCCGGGCAAGCGCGCCGACCTGCAGCTCGTCGGCGGGGGCGCCCTCGAGCAGCACCCGCGGATCGACCCCTACGCGACCCTGGTCTTCCAGACGACGGCCGCGGACGTCGCGACGGTGCTGGTCGACGGCCGGGTGGTGAAGCGCGACGGGGTGCTCACCGGCGTCGACCTGCCGCGGCTCACGGCCGAGGCCGACACCGCCGCGGACGCGATCCTGGGGCGCGTCCGGGACGCGGGCCGCGAGCTCCCGGGCACCCCGCCCGGCGCGTTCGAGGCGCTGGAGCCCGTGGCCCGCGGTTTCCACGCCGAGGCGGTGCGGGCGGCCCGCGGGGCCGCCTGA